A stretch of the bacterium genome encodes the following:
- the uvrC gene encoding excinuclease ABC subunit UvrC produces MELKDAPNKPGVYIFKDKEGKPIYIGKAGSLKKRLSSYISPKSLKISILLSQSSSLEWFLCDSELEALLLEANLIKKHKPKFNVSLKDDKAYPFIKITKEEFPRILTTRRLTKDGYCFGPYKAGLLRKTIKIAKEVFKLRSCKKMPNKPCLLFHIGQCLAPCKNEISNIEYNKNVKDAIAFLSGRCKMLLKSLERRMKYEASKLNFEKAGKIRDEIFAIKSLSEAQKAFFTKPINYDVIGQSSIPCVIFVLVIREGRLIGEYPFTISSQEDAISGFIKQFYLFAGNIPDEIVIEKDIEDKALIEEALSKIKKKRVLIKIPKRGKKRELLLLSKKNADLFALRNSQIRQGIFDIFKFFPKTIEAIDISNISSDYAVASLVVFENGMPNRDEYRKFRIRAKGPDDTGMIREVLERRLKRLIKENKRLPDLFLIDGGRGQLNVAIDTIKTLGLKLNVASIAKDPDRIFLPDKEPIPLSDSLFQHIRDEAHRFAISYHKKLRRLSLFS; encoded by the coding sequence ATGGAATTAAAGGATGCACCAAATAAGCCGGGTGTGTATATCTTTAAAGACAAAGAGGGAAAACCCATTTACATTGGAAAGGCAGGCTCTCTTAAGAAAAGGCTTTCTTCATACATCAGCCCAAAATCATTAAAGATAAGCATTCTTCTTTCACAAAGCTCCTCATTAGAATGGTTCTTGTGCGATTCAGAGCTTGAGGCTTTGCTACTTGAGGCAAACCTTATAAAAAAGCATAAGCCAAAATTCAATGTCTCTTTAAAGGACGATAAGGCATACCCATTTATAAAGATAACAAAGGAGGAATTTCCCAGGATATTGACCACAAGAAGGCTGACAAAAGATGGCTATTGTTTTGGTCCATATAAGGCAGGGCTTTTAAGAAAGACAATAAAGATAGCAAAGGAGGTTTTTAAGCTAAGGTCTTGCAAGAAGATGCCAAATAAGCCCTGCCTTTTATTCCATATAGGACAATGTCTTGCACCCTGTAAGAATGAAATATCAAACATTGAATACAACAAAAATGTAAAGGATGCAATTGCTTTTCTCTCGGGAAGGTGTAAGATGCTTCTTAAAAGCCTTGAAAGAAGGATGAAATATGAGGCAAGTAAATTAAACTTTGAGAAAGCAGGAAAGATTAGGGATGAAATTTTTGCCATAAAATCCCTTTCTGAGGCACAAAAGGCATTCTTTACCAAACCCATAAACTATGATGTAATTGGACAATCAAGCATTCCTTGTGTAATCTTTGTCCTTGTAATAAGGGAGGGAAGGCTTATTGGAGAATATCCCTTTACCATATCTTCCCAGGAAGATGCTATATCTGGCTTTATAAAACAATTCTATCTCTTTGCAGGAAATATTCCAGATGAGATAGTAATTGAGAAAGATATAGAGGATAAAGCCCTTATTGAAGAGGCTCTTTCAAAGATAAAGAAAAAAAGGGTTTTAATAAAAATACCAAAGAGGGGAAAAAAAAGGGAATTGCTCTTACTTTCCAAAAAGAATGCAGACCTTTTTGCTTTGAGAAATTCTCAAATAAGGCAGGGGATTTTTGATATCTTCAAATTTTTCCCAAAAACCATAGAGGCAATTGATATATCAAATATATCTTCTGATTATGCGGTTGCCTCCCTTGTTGTTTTTGAAAATGGAATGCCAAATAGGGATGAATATAGGAAGTTTAGAATAAGGGCAAAAGGACCAGATGACACGGGGATGATAAGGGAGGTTTTAGAAAGGAGGCTTAAGAGGCTTATTAAAGAAAACAAAAGGCTTCCCGACCTTTTTCTTATAGATGGTGGAAGGGGTCAGCTTAATGTGGCAATAGATACCATAAAAACCCTTGGGCTTAAGCTAAATGTAGCATCAATTGCCAAAGATCCGGATAGAATATTCCTTCCCGATAAAGAGCCAATTCCTCTTAGCGATTCCCTCTTTCAACACATAAGGGACGAGGCACATAGATTTGCCATTTCTTACCATAAGAAATTAAGAAGATTGTCCCTGTTTAGCTGA